The DNA segment CCACGAGCAGAATCGAACTGCTGACCCCTTCCTTACCATGGAAGTGCTCTACCTACTGAGCTACGCGGGCCCATAATTCATTACGTGGAGCGGGAAACGGGGTTCGAACCCGCGACCCTCAGCTTGGAAGGCTGACGCTCTAGCCAACTGAGCTATTCCCGCTCATGCAACCAAATTCAACAATGGTGGTGAGAGAAGGATTCGAACCTTCGTAGGCTATTGCCGACGGGTTTACAGCCCGTTCCCTTTAACCACTCGGGCATCTCACCACGCAAAAAAACACACACCATCACTTCCGCGTGCTATTGGAGCTGGCGAAGGGAATCGAACCCCCGACCCACGGATTACAAATCCGTTGCTCTACCTGCTGAGCTACGCCAGCCGGCACCCGGTAAGTCCTGACGCTATCAAGCGGCAAGGCTGTACGATAGCAAACGTTTTCCGCCAAAGTCAAGCGCAACGCGCGGCGAATACATCCGTCATGGCTTGATTGGGACAAGAGGACCGGATTTGGGGAGCAAAGACCTAAAAATTGTTACACGCAGAAATCGGATTGATTCAACACACGGAATTTCCTCCGATTTCGTTCAGTTGCCTTCCCGTTACCAGTGCAATCCTGAAAATTCTGTCTGAACATAAAATGGAGGTAAGACAGCATCTTGGTCCGTTTTCAAGGCACGTTGGCAAACGTGTCGCCATTCGTTCGACGGATTGCGAATCGCCGATTTGATTTTCCGCGTCACCTTGCGATAATATAAAAACATTGCCGGATGGCCTAATTGGTAGGGCACCTGACTCTGGATCAGGCTAGTCTAGGTTCGAGTCCTAGTCCGGCAGCCATAAGGCGACACGGGTGGATTCTTCCGCCTTTTTGCGGCCCGTTCATCTAGCGGTCTAGGATGCGAGATTCTCAGTCTTGTCACAGGGGTTCGATTCCCCTACGGGCTGCCATTCATCATTATTCCCTCTTGAAATCACTTGAGAGTACCGTGTTCCCGGAGTCGTGAAGTTCTCGGAATGGAACACCGATTTCCAAACCGGCTTGCTGAAACACGATATGCCGATTTGGAAATCGGCGCTACAGAGCGGCCATTTTCAATTTCACCACCAGAACTCGATACCTGATCCAAAATGAAATTGCCCGGAAACGCCAATCGTCGTGGAACTTTTCATTCTTTTGTCTCAAGAACTCGGTGCTCTCAAGTTATTTTGGACAGCAATGAAAAAAACAGGAACCCCGTAAGCACAAAAAGTCTCAGGAGCGGATAGGTATGCGCCCGTTTCGCGTTTGTGTTCAAGGATGAAAGGGTTGAATTTCAACAAAATTGAAGGCGGTTTGCCCTCCGATGGGGCCGCCGGGTTCAGAATCAGATGCCCAGTCGGATATGTAGATTCGTGCTGTGCGGGCTTTGGCCTTGAACACAAGACGGTGGTAGCTCATGTGAGCGGGATGGTTTGCGTCGTAGGGTTCAACCTGGTGTGAGTAACAACTCGGAAAGATGCATTGAAACCCGTATTCGGAAAGAGTGTCGGCTTTGTCTACCCCAATGGTCAGAGTCGTTTTTTCCGCGCATGCGAGGCGTTGCAGGTCGGCGGACAGGCATTTGACCGAATAGAGGCGGCCGGGCTTGAGCCCTCGAACGATCTGTCCGACACGGTTCGGTCGTGAAGCGGATCGCCGCATGACGCAATACCGATCGCCTTGCCGCGTTTCCGGGTAGCGGCCCTGCAGCCAGCTGAATCCCTTCATCGAACCAGTTTCGATGCTGCCCGGCTCGGCCGGTAAAACGTCCCAGCCCGCGAGCCTGTTCTCAAAATCGGGATTGGCGATGTGGGCCAGGCGATACGGATCCATGTTGTACCGCGTGCGCTTGCCCTCGATGCAGTAATGCCGAAACAGTTTCTGCGCATAACGCAGCGATTCCTCGTCCGCGTAATCGGCCATGTATTCCATGATTCCGTAGATGCCGGCGCATGCGGGATCCGTGGCGAGGCGATGGAATTGCAGGTCCATGAAGACGTGGTAGTCCACGCCTGGATCCCGGTTCAGCGATTCCGGCGGCGCGGAGAGGTAGCCCAGACAGACGATCAGTTTCTTTCCGATGTCCGGCATGGCGGCCTGCCATTTGACAAGCGGCCGGACAAGATCGCCGTCGAATTGCCGCAAGGCCTTTTCTTCCGATGGCGCCTCCCGCATGTACTGCTCCCACACGAAGCGGTATCCCCATCCGCTCAACGCCTTTGCAAATGCGAGGCTGGCTTCTTTTTCGTGCAGCGCGCCGCACCACGCATAGAACGTCCGCCCGGCAAACGCAGGATTTTCGCGCAGCCGCTTGACCGCATCGGTCCATGGGGCGTAATGCATCAAATCCGAACCGCAGAATTCGTCCACGATCAAGCCGCTGAAACCCGGCGCCGTTACGCCCGGATTATCGGCCCATGCCGCATACACCTCCTCGACGTCGGGCGGCTCCGGCTTGCCTAGGCCGGGCAAGCTCGCGTTCGCGATCCAGCGGCGGCCTTCACGCGTCCATTGGTTGAACTCGTCCGGGTTGATCTTCGATCGCGTAACCAGCACGTTGACATCCGAAAGGACGTGGCGCTCCATGAAGGCCCAGTCGTAGGGACCGTGGCTGGCGATGTGCGGCTTCGTCGGATAGTAACAATACATGATTTCCGGCACGGCGCGGATATCGAGGCGGCAACCGCGGCCTTGTTTCACGCACAGCGCGTGCGGCCCGGACGACAGGTATCGCATCGCTTCCAGCGCACCGGTTGTCGGGTGAGGACGCCACAGGATCGGATCGCTTTCCGTGTCGAGGAAGGCCAAGGGCGCCGGGCGCGGTCTTTTTGGTTTATCGAATGAAATTAACACCCATCCCTCGCGTGGATTCTCGAATTCGATCGCGGCATCGCCGGACGACACGGGGCCGGGCGGGGCGAGTTGCATGACGAAGTTGTTGAGCATTCGGTTTCCAGGCAATTGTGCTTCCGCCGCGATGCCCGATAGAGATACAGCCAAACCCACTATTACGGCCCCGAGCCACTCTGCCGCTGTCATCGTTTGTCCTCCCTCGTTTGGCGTTTACCCAATCGTAGCATAGTCACCTTTTGAAAATGGAAGATGCCTGTTTCACGATGGAGAAATCCATCAAAAAAGGCACGGGTTTCCGGACCGTTTGACTCATTTCATGCGGCTGTGCTAAGGTGTCGCTGTCTGAAGGCGATTTCAATTTTGCCCGCGCTAGACGGGGAACTAGCGGTGCCCTGCACTCGCAATCCGCTTTAGCGAGGTCGAATTCCCGCCCGAGGACGTCTTGTTCATTAGCCAGGTGCGAAGCACGTGGTGTTGACGGTTGGGTCCTGCTCAACGTGATGCCGCCAAACCCGGTCAGGTCCTGACGGAAGCAGCCGTAGGAGGATGTTCACGTGTGCTGCGGGAGTGCCTGGCCCGAGCCGGCGGCTTCGTGGCCGTTCTGGGCAAGCGTTCGACGGCGGGTGCGCGGGTAATTCTTCTGAAGTTGGGAGATGGAAGTTGGGAGTTGGAAGAACGCCATTCTGATTTCCGACTACCAAATTCTGAATTCCCCACGGAGGCTTCATGGCTGGCGGACATTACGTTGTTTTTGCGCGGAAGTGGCGGCCGCAGACGTTTGAAGATGTCGTCGGCCAGGAACACATCACACGCACAATCCAAAATGCCATTGCAACGGGCCGTATTCCGCATGCATTCCTTTTCATCGGGTCGCGCGGCGTCGGCAAGACCACCACGGCCCGTATTGTCGCGAAGGCGTTGAACTGTCTCTCGACAAACACTCCAACCGTTCAGCCGTGCATGACCTGCGAGAATTGCCGGTCAATCTCGGACGGCAACAACATGGACGTCATCGAGATTGATGCGGCCTCGAACAATGGCGTGGACGATATCCGTGAAATACGCGAGAATGTACGGCTCGTGCCGTCACGTTCACGGTATAAGGTCTACATCATAGACGAGGTGCACCAATTATCGGCCGGCGCCTTCAATGCGTTGCTCAAGACGTTGGAAGAACCGCCGGCGCACGCGATCTTCATTTTGGCGACCACCGAGGCGCACAAAGTTCCCGCGACGATTATCAGCCGCTGCCAGCGTTTCGATTTCCGCCGCGTGGCGCTTCCGCAAATCTGCGCGCTGCTTCGGGGAATATTGGACAAGGAAGGCGTCAACTGTACCGACGAGGCGCTTCACGCCATTGCCCGCGCCGCCGAGGGCGGTGTCCGCGATGCCGAAAGCATACTCGATCAACTGGTTTCATACTGCGGCAACGAGATTACATTCAAGGACGTGTTCGATGTCCTTGGCCTTGTGGATTGGCAAGTTATGCACGATCTGTGCGACGCGATTGTCGCCAAGGACATCGGAAGGCAGTTGGAACTGGTCGAAAACGTTGTGTTCGCGGGCAAGGACTTGACCCAGTTTGTCCAGGACATCCTGCGATACTTCAGGAACCTGCTCGTTTGCAAGGCGGGCGCCGCAAAAAAACTTCTCGCACTGCCGGACAGCGAAGTGGCCGCGATGCAAACACGGGCGGAACAGTTCACGTTGACCCATCTAATCCGACTTGTCGAACAGTTCGCGGAACTCACGAAAGGATTCGATTCCCAATTGGCGCAACGCATTGCGCTTGAAACGTTGTTGATCCGTTTGTCGAAACGCGCCGTTGAAATCAGCGTGGACACCGTTCTTGAAAAGGTCATGATGCTCGGCGAAGGCGCCGTCATGGCTGCCGCGCCGGTTTCGGATGCCCTGGCGCCCGCCTGCGCACAGGAAGCGCCTGGCGCCTACGAATCCGAAGCGCCGGCCCCCGCCAAACGCATCCATGTTGACGCGCACAACCTTGAGGCTGCATGGGCTGTCATATTTGAAAAGGCCACAGAAGACCAATTGGCCCTCCGCGTCCATTTGTCGAATGCAAGGCCCGCCGCCGTCGAGGAGAGCGTCCTCGTCTTGCGTTTTCCGGCCCGTTCAGTCCAAGGCCGTGTGCCCCTCGATAAACCCGAACATCGCCGACGCATCGAGGAAACATTGGCGGCGATTACGGACAACTTGGCCACATTTCGATGCGAAATTACCGAAGACGAACCCGCCGTCGAATCCGTCCCTCCCGCGGAACGCCTCCCGCACGGCGCGCGTGTCTCTACGGAAGATGCCCGTGCGGCCCTCAAAGATCCCCACATTGCCTCCATTGTTGACAACGTCAAGGGCGTCATCATTGAGGTCAAGCCACCCCGCCGCCACGAATGAACGGCGGGGCCTTGAAAGTTAGCTTTTTATCCCGTTCATCTGTTCGATATCTGCGTGTATCTGCGTCATCTGCGGAAAACCACATGATCCACAGATGACGCAGATACCCGCAGATGGAAAACAGGGTACGGATGTTCGGGCCAGGCGATTCCAAACACAAATCCGCATGGCAGAGCGGTCCAAAATACGATTGATCGGGGACACTTCTTCTTCATCGCGAAGAAGAGGTGTCTCAAGAACGCTAACCCGAAAAAACCGTTGCCTAATTACTCAAAATGGCTTTCTGCAAGCCGCCATTTGGACAGAGAAGCCAAAAAAATACCATCAGGCGCTTGGCTTCGGTTGTATTTCATTTAGTTATTCCAAGGAGGCGCCGCGGTCGAGAAGGCCCTTGGCGGCCTCGATTTGCTGATGCGCGCCGACCAGCACGAGCACGTCGTTGGGCTGGAAGATAAAATCCGGCGAAGGATTGGTCGTCGGTGTACCGGATCGGACAACGGCAATGATCATGCAGCCCGTTTGGGCGCGCAAATTCAGTTGCGCGACGGTTTGCCCGCACACAGGGCTGTGATCGGCGAGATAAAACGTCTGGGTGGTGGTGCGTTCGAGGATCTTGATGAGTTCGGTTTGCGCGGCGCGATCAGTGGCCTTGCCCCGCAGCATGCCGTACCCGCCCGCCCGCACCGCCGCAATCTGGGCCTCGACGATGTTGTCGGGGATCCCGAACTGGCGCAGAATATGCGCGGCGACCTCGATGGATGTCTCGAAATCCTGCGGGATCACGAGTTTCGCGCCTTTTTCGTACAGCGCGTCCATGTTGGTCACGAAGTCGGTGCGTGCAAGGATGTAGAGCTCGGGACGGCGCGCGTTGGCCTGCGCGACGATTCGACGTGTCGCCTCGTGATCGTTGATGGCGACGACGAGGGCGCGCGCAGCGTCAATGCCGGCGTGTTCGAGGATAATCATGCGCACGGCGTCTCCGACGATGACTTTGATGCCGTCGCCCCGCGCCTTGGCCACGTGAGCGGGATTCATCTCGATGAGGCAGCAGGGGATATGGGTCGCCGTCAACATGCGGGCGAGATTCGAACCGGTAAAACCATAACCGATAATGATGACATGATCATGAAATTCGGACGGTTTTGTTTCCCGTTCCCCGGAGTGTTCTTTCTCGCGCCGCAACAACCCCCCGATGGCATGGGAAATCGGTCCGGCAAACGGAAACAGCAGCGCGCCGCCAATCATCGTGCAAACCGCATAGGCGACCATAAGATCCATGGCTTCCGGCTGGACCAAGCCCTGCCGGGCTGCCTGATGGGTCAGCACATAACTGAATTCGCTGACGGTGCAGAGTCCGATGCCGGCATGAATGCCCACCCGCACCGGCCAGCCGGCCATGGCCACCGCGCCGGCCGTCAACAACGGCTTCAGGATGAGTGTGGCGGCAATCATGGCCAAAATCAGGGGCAGATGGGTGAAAAGGACTTCCAACCGGACCAGCATGCCCAGCGAAATGAAAAACAAGGCATTGAACACGTCGCGGAACGGCGTGATTTCCGCCACGAGTTGATGACGCTGGTCGGCGCCGGCCAGCAGCAGGCCGGCAATGCACGCACCCAAGGCGGGCGACCAGCCCATGGCGGACGCGCCCCAGGCGCCGCCGCATGCCATCAGCACCGCGAACAACGTCAGCAATTCGCGTCCGCCGTAACGCACGATCTGGTTAAGTATCTTCGGCAACAGCCACCGCGCCAATCCCGTTGCCGCCGCCAGAATCGCGATGCCCGCCGCCGCGTGCGCCACGATGCGCATCCAGCCGGATGACGAACCGCCGCCGGGCGCCAGCACCGACA comes from the Candidatus Hydrogenedentota bacterium genome and includes:
- a CDS encoding cation:proton antiporter, translating into METNAHFLDAIVIIFGVAVAVAWLFRQVRVPTIIGFLITGMAIGPSGWQLVGAENVAQFAEIGLVLLLFTIGLELSPEPLMRSGIRLAKAANGQIALTAALVAGILIAATQLSGMTSLLFGVAVALSSTAIALKQLSDRGETGSANGTIIIGILLLQDVVVIVLLLLLSVLAPGGGSSSGWMRIVAHAAAGIAILAAATGLARWLLPKILNQIVRYGGRELLTLFAVLMACGGAWGASAMGWSPALGACIAGLLLAGADQRHQLVAEITPFRDVFNALFFISLGMLVRLEVLFTHLPLILAMIAATLILKPLLTAGAVAMAGWPVRVGIHAGIGLCTVSEFSYVLTHQAARQGLVQPEAMDLMVAYAVCTMIGGALLFPFAGPISHAIGGLLRREKEHSGERETKPSEFHDHVIIIGYGFTGSNLARMLTATHIPCCLIEMNPAHVAKARGDGIKVIVGDAVRMIILEHAGIDAARALVVAINDHEATRRIVAQANARRPELYILARTDFVTNMDALYEKGAKLVIPQDFETSIEVAAHILRQFGIPDNIVEAQIAAVRAGGYGMLRGKATDRAAQTELIKILERTTTQTFYLADHSPVCGQTVAQLNLRAQTGCMIIAVVRSGTPTTNPSPDFIFQPNDVLVLVGAHQQIEAAKGLLDRGASLE
- the dnaX gene encoding DNA polymerase III subunit gamma/tau, giving the protein MAGGHYVVFARKWRPQTFEDVVGQEHITRTIQNAIATGRIPHAFLFIGSRGVGKTTTARIVAKALNCLSTNTPTVQPCMTCENCRSISDGNNMDVIEIDAASNNGVDDIREIRENVRLVPSRSRYKVYIIDEVHQLSAGAFNALLKTLEEPPAHAIFILATTEAHKVPATIISRCQRFDFRRVALPQICALLRGILDKEGVNCTDEALHAIARAAEGGVRDAESILDQLVSYCGNEITFKDVFDVLGLVDWQVMHDLCDAIVAKDIGRQLELVENVVFAGKDLTQFVQDILRYFRNLLVCKAGAAKKLLALPDSEVAAMQTRAEQFTLTHLIRLVEQFAELTKGFDSQLAQRIALETLLIRLSKRAVEISVDTVLEKVMMLGEGAVMAAAPVSDALAPACAQEAPGAYESEAPAPAKRIHVDAHNLEAAWAVIFEKATEDQLALRVHLSNARPAAVEESVLVLRFPARSVQGRVPLDKPEHRRRIEETLAAITDNLATFRCEITEDEPAVESVPPAERLPHGARVSTEDARAALKDPHIASIVDNVKGVIIEVKPPRRHE